From Chromatiales bacterium, one genomic window encodes:
- the bamA gene encoding outer membrane protein assembly factor BamA has product MGLFSPGYRFARLLFVPALLLLALVAHGQVAAPDADDLVVRNIRVEGLQRIAEGTVFNYLPVNIGDRIDQGRIQEAIRAVYGTGFFRDVEIRWDSGTLIIAVSERPSIASFSITGNKDIKTEDLQEPLARIGLKQGRIFNQSVLDEVEQSLTDQYFSRGKYAAKVTTAVETLPDNKVAIAITIKEGDRARIRQINLVGNHSFSDKEILERFELKTPTWLSFIRQDDRYSREALSGDLETLRSFYMDRGFADFNIESTQVAISPDKRDIFVTINLLEGDRYRISDVRLAGDLVLSEAQLNPFIRVKPGQGYSQQLITQSADMIRLRLSEEGYAFASVDPVPELDREAKTAAITLYVEPKNRVYVRRINFNGTSSINDEVLRREVRQLEDGYLSNSRLERSKIRLQRLPYIEKVEETTNPVPGTPDLVDLDFDIKEGLPGQFGGGVGYSQSQKLIFNGNFVHTNFMGSGNRVQADVNTGQYRTVYGLSYTDPYTTINEVSRTISLAYRDITQFTSDASDFSTKTLSVSAEYSYPVTEYQRLIFGGTLQSSELLSDSFQTEQAQRWVRNNGNSTTDIVPGGAIYTTKFDTVELLAGWVYDTRNRGLFADRGARHRLTANVTVPGSDVEYYTLNYNFQKYLPVNRWATFLFSLDLGYGAALGDTTSLPPYRNYFAGGPDTVRGYRENDLGPKDTFGRPYGGDLLTAGQVELLLPIPEKWEAKSRFTLFFDMGNVYSVGDVQFYDKQLQPIDYHFDASNLKRSYGISAQWLAPLGLFRFSYAFPMDADDGTTTLWGDKTERFQFSIGGAF; this is encoded by the coding sequence ATGGGTCTGTTTTCGCCGGGTTATCGATTTGCGCGCCTGCTGTTTGTACCGGCCTTGCTGCTGCTGGCACTGGTCGCACACGGCCAGGTTGCGGCCCCTGATGCCGATGATCTGGTGGTGCGCAATATCCGCGTCGAAGGCCTGCAGCGGATCGCCGAAGGCACGGTGTTCAATTACCTGCCGGTAAATATCGGTGACCGCATCGATCAGGGTCGTATCCAGGAGGCCATCCGGGCAGTGTATGGCACCGGTTTCTTTCGCGATGTCGAGATACGCTGGGATAGTGGAACCCTGATCATTGCCGTGTCGGAGCGCCCGTCGATTGCAAGTTTCTCGATAACCGGCAACAAGGACATCAAGACTGAAGACCTGCAGGAACCGCTGGCGAGGATCGGCCTCAAGCAGGGCCGTATCTTCAACCAGTCCGTGCTGGATGAGGTCGAGCAGTCGCTGACCGACCAGTATTTCAGTCGTGGCAAATATGCGGCAAAGGTAACAACGGCCGTCGAAACCTTGCCGGACAACAAGGTCGCAATCGCCATCACGATCAAGGAAGGCGACCGCGCCCGGATCAGGCAAATCAATCTGGTCGGCAATCACAGCTTCAGCGACAAGGAAATTCTCGAGCGATTCGAGCTGAAGACACCGACCTGGCTGTCGTTCATCAGGCAGGACGATCGCTATTCGCGCGAAGCGCTGTCCGGGGATCTGGAAACGCTGCGCTCCTTTTACATGGACAGGGGTTTTGCCGATTTCAACATCGAGTCGACCCAGGTGGCGATATCTCCCGACAAACGGGATATTTTCGTTACGATCAATCTGCTCGAAGGCGATCGCTACAGGATCAGCGATGTACGTCTCGCCGGAGATCTGGTGCTGTCGGAGGCGCAGCTCAATCCGTTTATACGGGTCAAGCCCGGGCAGGGCTATTCGCAGCAACTGATTACGCAGAGCGCGGACATGATCCGCCTGCGCCTGAGTGAAGAGGGCTACGCATTCGCCAGCGTCGATCCAGTGCCGGAGCTTGACCGGGAGGCCAAGACCGCGGCGATCACGCTCTATGTCGAACCGAAGAACCGCGTCTACGTGCGGCGTATCAATTTCAACGGCACATCTTCCATCAACGATGAGGTGTTGCGGCGCGAGGTTCGGCAACTGGAGGACGGCTACCTGTCGAACAGCCGGCTGGAGCGCTCGAAGATCCGTCTGCAGCGTTTGCCTTATATCGAGAAGGTGGAGGAAACCACCAATCCGGTGCCGGGTACGCCGGATCTCGTTGATCTGGATTTCGACATCAAGGAGGGCCTCCCGGGGCAGTTTGGCGGCGGTGTTGGCTATTCCCAGTCGCAGAAGCTGATATTCAACGGGAACTTCGTGCACACCAATTTCATGGGCAGCGGCAACCGCGTTCAGGCCGATGTCAATACAGGTCAGTACCGTACTGTCTACGGGCTTTCCTACACGGACCCCTACACGACGATCAATGAGGTCAGTCGTACGATCAGCCTTGCCTATCGCGACATCACGCAGTTCACCTCGGATGCGTCCGACTTTTCGACCAAGACCCTGTCCGTGTCTGCCGAATACAGTTATCCGGTCACCGAGTACCAGCGGCTCATCTTCGGCGGCACGCTGCAGAGTTCCGAGTTGCTCAGCGACAGCTTCCAGACCGAGCAGGCGCAGCGGTGGGTGCGCAATAACGGTAACAGTACGACTGATATCGTGCCGGGTGGTGCGATATACACCACCAAGTTCGATACCGTCGAGTTGCTGGCAGGCTGGGTCTACGACACCCGCAACCGCGGCTTGTTTGCGGACCGTGGTGCCCGCCATCGGCTGACCGCCAACGTTACGGTTCCGGGCAGTGATGTCGAGTACTACACACTCAACTACAATTTCCAGAAATACCTGCCGGTCAACCGCTGGGCAACCTTCCTGTTCAGCCTCGACCTCGGTTATGGCGCGGCGCTCGGTGATACGACTTCATTGCCGCCATACAGAAACTACTTTGCAGGTGGTCCGGATACGGTGCGTGGTTACCGGGAAAACGACCTGGGCCCCAAGGATACGTTCGGCAGACCCTATGGCGGCGACCTGCTGACGGCGGGTCAGGTCGAGCTGCTGCTGCCGATTCCGGAGAAGTGGGAGGCCAAGTCGCGATTTACCCTGTTTTTCGACATGGGTAACGTCTATTCGGTTGGCGATGTCCAGTTTTACGACAAACAGCTTCAACCGATCGACTATCATTTCGATGCGAGCAACCTGAAGCGTTCTTACGGCATATCGGCCCAATGGCTGGCGCCCCTTGGGTTGTTCCGTTTCAGCTATGCTTTCCCGATGGATGCTGACGACGGTACCACCACTTTGTGGGGTGACAAGACCGAGCGATTCCAGTTCTCGATCGGTGGTGCGTTCTAG